The following DNA comes from Triticum aestivum cultivar Chinese Spring chromosome 3D, IWGSC CS RefSeq v2.1, whole genome shotgun sequence.
TGGTAGTCGCTCAAGTTTGCAAGTAAACAGAGGTCGGAGTCAAAATACCAGCCAAAGGCGCTATCATGATGGCAAGGATAGAAGAAGTCATTCTCCAAGGCAAGCTCCATAGGGTACTTGGATTCCAATGCAGCTTCTTCTAGCTCGTCGACAGGCTTTCCTAACAACAACTACACAGATGGACAGATGGATAAGGTACATAAGAGGGTGTATATGCTTGATCGCGATCGACAGATAGGTGTGGTGATATGGGACTAACCAGGTAAGCTTTGAAGCGATAACGTTTATACTTGGCAAGGAGGCTGTCCAACTGCTCTTGATCCAGTCCAGTCTCAGTATCAATTTCAGCAGGTCTGCGAGTCTTTAGCTGTCCGGAGTACTTGACGAATTCCTCTGCAGTGATATCATCGCCCGACTCCTCTCCAAAGTATGTATCTTCAACATCTGGTCCGTGGGGTACGCTCAAGAACTTTTGGACTTGATATTCTACCAGAGCAGCCCGCAGCTCATCATCATAGAAATTAGAACGAGCGAGGACTTGGACAATTTGATCGGAAGGAAGATTTGGGCTGTCGATGGCGACGCCCGCTTGTAACTGCAATCGGACGAGACGCGAGGCGAGGATCTCATGGTACCTGGACTGGCGGGCCGGCCAGGCGACCGGCGGCTCGTCCAAGGATccggacggcggcgcgctggaagTCCGCCCGGCCGGCTTGTCGAAGGATccggacggcggcgcgctggatgtCGTGCTGCTGCTATCCGATTCGACAAGGGATCCAGACAACGATGCGCCTTCTTCACCGCGGCGACGGCGGGAGGGTCCTTCGCGAGGAGACCTCCTGCGGCGGGGGCGCTTCTTCTGCGTCATCGGCAGCAGATCGGCGGTCACACGGGGTGGGATCGTGGTGACGGCGTGGGGAAGGGGATCGCGATTCGGCGCTAGGGTTTCGCGTGGATGAGGACGCGTGACCTTTGTCCTCTCGGGTAGGTTCACGAACCGTATCCTTACAAAGGCTGGGCCTAAATGAAAGCAGGCCCAAATTTTATTTTCTTCCGGTCTTCCTTGAGGTTTTTTAACATTTGGTTTGATAAATTTTTTTAAGGGTATTTGGTTTGATAATTGGATACTGAGAGATGAGAAAATGTGACCGATTGTGCGTCTTTTTTTCTTTTGACGGGTTGTGCGTCACTCTATAACCGATTGACCGATTGTGCGTCTTA
Coding sequences within:
- the LOC123080900 gene encoding uncharacterized protein; translated protein: MTQKKRPRRRRSPREGPSRRRRGEEGASLSGSLVESDSSSTTSSAPPSGSFDKPAGRTSSAPPSGSLDEPPVAWPARQSRYHEILASRLVRLQLQAGVAIDSPNLPSDQIVQVLARSNFYDDELRAALVEYQVQKFLSVPHGPDVEDTYFGEESGDDITAEEFVKYSGQLKTRRPAEIDTETGLDQEQLDSLLAKYKRYRFKAYLLLLGKPVDELEEAALESKYPMELALENDFFYPCHHDSAFGWYFDSDLCLLANLSDYQRLVLPNRGRNEYEYDRWSQYKAFCNTPDADREYVLYWEKMVKEMKWLENHVLKDFLEWEPMRCKGLYQSVKIASGFTNIDLDLACHGFEEYVWRTRLYRLFVEGLDRAFLEIWKRVNEDQTSFRDALQEVYNDNPVPSRRHTLKAELERPGGFLQLERQFRRCTEGISKEVNLPDERVQELIAQEINYKRALPKTYAQYARQKLQVAEVLGIIPRAEIPA